The Pseudomonas sp. IAC-BECa141 genome contains the following window.
GCCGGCGGCATTGGTCAGGGTCGCGGTGTAAACGATCGAACCACCCTCGGCCACGGAGCCAGTAGCGCTCAGGGTCAGGTTGGTGGTATCGACGGTGTCGGTGATCGTGGTCGAAACCGGCGTTTTATCGGCGACGAGGTTTTCGTAGTTGCCGCCTGTCACGCCAGTGATCGAGTTGGTCAGCGGCGGATTGCCAGTCAGCGCGTCATTCGGCGCGATGGTGGTCACGGTGCCGGTGGTTTTACCGACTTCGATGGTGATTTGCTGACCATTGGCCAGGGTCACAGTCACCGGCGAGCCAGTCACCGGTGCGCCCACGGTAGCGGTGTAAGTGACGGTGCCACCTTCAGCTGCCGATTCGGTCGCGGTGAGCTTCACTGTTGTGGTGTCGATGGTGTCGGTGACTTCAGTAACCGCCGGGACAGTGCTCGGCACCAGGTTCTCGAAGTTGCCGCCGGTGGTGCCGGTAATGCTGACTTCGACTTTGCCGGCGTCCTTGTAAACGTCATCGGCCGGCGCCGGAACGGTCACGGTTCCGGTGGTCTTGCCCGCTTCAATGGTGATGACGGAGCCGTTGCTCAACGTCACGGTCACCGGGGTGCCGGCAGGATTGGTCAGGGTTGCGGTGTATACGATCGAGCCACCTTCGGCCACGGAACCGGTCGCGGACAGCGACAGATTGGTGGTGTCGATGGAATCGGTAACGGTGGTGGTCGCCGGCGTGGTGTTCGGCACCAGATTCTCGAAGTTACCGCCGGTAGCACCGGTAATCGTGGTGCTGACGGTGCCGCCGTTGTTGTAGACGTCATTCGGTGCGGTCGGCACGTTGACGCTGCCGGTGGTCTGGCCGGCGCCGATGGTGATGGTCGAGCCGTTCGACAGGGTGACGGTCACCGGCGTCTGCGCCGGGTTGGTCAACGTCGCGGTGTAGGTGATCTGGCCACCTTCGACCACGGTGCCGGTAGCGGTCAGGGTCAGGCCGGTGGTGTCTTTCGAATCGACGATCGTGGTAACGGCCGGTGTCGGGTTCGGCACCAGGTTTTCGAAGTTGCCGCCCGTGGCACCGGTGATGGTGGTGGTGACGGTGCTGCCGTTGTTATAGACGTCATTCGGCGCGGTCGGCACGTTGACGGTGCCGGTGGTCTGGCCGGCGCCGATGGTGATGGTCGAGCCGTTCGACAACGTGACGGTGACCGGCGTCTGCGCCGGGTTGGTCAGCGTGGCGGTGTAGGTGATCTGGCCGCCTTCGGTCACGCTTGGCCCCGCCGTCAGGGTGACGGTGGTGGTGTCGATGGTGTCGGTGACCTGGGTCGTGGCCGGCGTGGTCGGCGGGGTCACGGTGATGCCGCTGCCGCCGGTAGTGCCGGTGACCGTCACGTCGATCTGGGTCGGGTCGTTATAGACAGTGTCGTTCGGTGCCAGTGGCACGTTAACGGTGCCGGTGGTGGAACCGGCCGGAATCACGATCACCGCGCCGTTGGACAGGGTGATGGTCAGGTCGGTCAGCGGCGCCTGGGTCAGGGTCGCGGTGTAGACCAGAACACCGCCGGCTTCGGTGATGGTCGGCGTGGCGCTGAGGCTCAGGGTCGATTCGCGCAGGGCGTTGGCGGTGGTGTCGGTGGTCTGGCCACCGGTGGTGTCCTGGGCAACCTGGCCGGCGGCGTTGATGCCTGCAGTCGGGAAGCCAATGGTCGGGTCGACGCGGCCCGCAGTCGCATCGAGCATCACGAAGCTGTGGCCGCCACCGGCGGCACCGCCAGTCCCCGCGGCGCTCGGGCCGGCCGCTGTGGCTTCAAGGGCGGTTGTCGGGTCGACACCGGCGGCGATGGCTTGTTGCAGCTCTTCAACCGACGGCGCGGCTTGCGCGGTGGCTTCGGCCAGGTCAGTGCTGGAGTCCGGGGTCTCGGCGCTCCACTGAGTGTCACGGCCCAGATCGATCGTGCGGCCATCGGCCAGTTCCAGGGACACGGCGCCGGAAACGCCGGTGTCGACCTGATCGCCGGCAAACAGCCGGTCGCCTTCAACGAGTACGCGACGGACGCCCTCTGGGGACACCACGAAAACCTGACCAACAATGCTTTTGACGATGGCAACAACACTGCTCATTGAAGACTCTCCGGGTGTCACGTTCAGTTGACTTCCATAGACCTGATGGCGATCTGTGCCGATTCAGTCTGGACGTACTTTTAAAAAAAATGAAACAAAGTTGACGCTGCTATTCGTCAATAAATTGGCTAGATTCTTTCGCTATTAACTTTATGCCAAACTATTGACCTTCTGGGAGCCATCCTAAACAATCGCCCCGGTAATGTCACATTGATATTTATGCGGCGACCTGCCCTTCAGCGTGTGATCCAGTTCCGGTTTTAAACTTTCCGACATACGGTCATTCCGGTTGCCATCTTCCGACGCAGCTCGACATTTTGCTGTGATTCAAGACAAGAAGTTCTGGGAAATCTTTACCATGCGTTCGCACCTGTTCAAGGCTCTACCCTTCGCTCTCGCCGCGTCTTTCGTACAAGCACAATCCTTACCAGAAGCCATGCAACAGGCGTTGGATGTCCATCCGGAAATCCAGGCAGGGGTCAACAGCCGACTGGCCGCGGATTATCAGTTAAAGGCTGCAAAAGGTGGATACCTGCCCAAAGTTGATCTGCTGGGCGGTTATGGCCGTGAAGGCACCGACAGTGTGACCACCCGCGCCAATGGTGGCGGCAATCACTGGGAAACCCTGAACCGCAGCGAGTCAAGTTTACGTCTCTCGCAAATGGTTTTTGACGGTTTTGCGACGTCCAGCGAAGTCGGGCGTCAACAAGCCACCGTCAACTCCCGCGCCTATTCATTGCTCGGCACTTCCGAGCGCACCGCGCTGACCGTGGCCCAGGTTTATCTGGACGTGCTCACCCGTCGCGAATTCGTGCGTCTGGCCGAAGAAAACCTCAAGAGCCACCAGCGCATCTACGACCAGATCCAGTTGCGCACCCAGCGCGGCGTCGGCAGCGGTGCCGACCTTGACCAGGCCGAAGCGCGGATGGCCCAGGCCCGCAACAACCTGATCACCGAGCAGACTAACCTCGCCGATTCGGAAACCAACTTCCTCAGCGCCGTCGGCCAGATGCCCGATCAGCTGGAGCGTCCGGCGCCGTTCATGGCGATGATGCCGGCCAACCTGAATGAAGCGCGCCAGCAGATGCTGGAAAACAGCCCGATCCTGCGCTCGGCCGAGTCCGATATCGCCGCTGCCGAAAAGCAGTACGAGACCGCCAAGTCGACCTTCTACCCGCGCTTCGACGCCGAGCTGGGCCGCACTGCCGACAACGATCTCGATGGCCAGAACGGTCACAACAATGAATGGCAGGCGATGCTGCGCATGCGCTTCAACCTGTATTCGGGCGGCAGCAACAAGGCGGATCTGGAGTCCAAGTCCTACCTGTCGAACCAGGCGCTGGACATCCGCAACAATGCCTTGCGTCAATTGAATGAAGAACTTGGCCTGGCCTGGAACGCCCTGAACAACGCCAATGCACAGGTGCCGATCGCTCAGCAATACGTTGATCACAGCACCGCGGTGCGCACCGCTTACCAGCGTCAGTTCAGCCTCGGCGAACGTACCCTGCTGGATTTGCTGGACAGCGAAAACGAGTTGTTCACCGCTTCGCGCCGTCTGGCTGAAATCAAAAACATTCAGTTATTTACTCAGTACCGAATCAAGGCGACCATGGGCGAATTGCTCAAGAGCCAGGGAGTGGTCGCACCTTTGGCATCCGTTGTGCAGAACGACGTGAAGCCCAAGGTCCAGCTGCCTGGGATGAATTGAGTTGTCCCTTTTCAACTGCTAAAGAGTGTCGAGCGTGGAATCAGAAGTCAGTCGAGTTCATCTCAGTCATGATCCACGCGCGTTGCACGACGATCCGTTACTGGATGGTCTGCTCGCTCTTTGCATGCTGCACCAGAAACCCGCCAGCGCGGCCATGCTGACCACCGGCCTGCCGCTACCCAAGCAACGCCTGAGTGTCGAGCTGCTGCCCCGTGCGGCGGCGCGCGCCGGGCTGCAGGGTCGGGTGCTGCAACGCAAGCTGGAAGAAATTCCGGCGATTGCCATGCCGGCGCTGTTGCTGCT
Protein-coding sequences here:
- a CDS encoding TolC family outer membrane protein; protein product: MRSHLFKALPFALAASFVQAQSLPEAMQQALDVHPEIQAGVNSRLAADYQLKAAKGGYLPKVDLLGGYGREGTDSVTTRANGGGNHWETLNRSESSLRLSQMVFDGFATSSEVGRQQATVNSRAYSLLGTSERTALTVAQVYLDVLTRREFVRLAEENLKSHQRIYDQIQLRTQRGVGSGADLDQAEARMAQARNNLITEQTNLADSETNFLSAVGQMPDQLERPAPFMAMMPANLNEARQQMLENSPILRSAESDIAAAEKQYETAKSTFYPRFDAELGRTADNDLDGQNGHNNEWQAMLRMRFNLYSGGSNKADLESKSYLSNQALDIRNNALRQLNEELGLAWNALNNANAQVPIAQQYVDHSTAVRTAYQRQFSLGERTLLDLLDSENELFTASRRLAEIKNIQLFTQYRIKATMGELLKSQGVVAPLASVVQNDVKPKVQLPGMN